One segment of Apium graveolens cultivar Ventura unplaced genomic scaffold, ASM990537v1 ctg8457, whole genome shotgun sequence DNA contains the following:
- the LOC141705016 gene encoding secreted RxLR effector protein 161-like, with the protein MVVRSLEPDKDPFQPREDGEEVLGLKIPYLGAIGAYMYLANNTRSDIAFVVNLLARFSSTPMDRHWNEIKHKFLYLRGTPDFGLFFPKNSTSQLIRYACAKYFPDPHFGKSQTGYVFTYCGVAISWKSM; encoded by the coding sequence ATGGTAGTTAGATCTTTAGAACCTGATAAAGATCCATTTCAACCACGAGAAGATGGTGAAGAGGTTCTTGGTCTTAAAATCCCATATCTTGGAGCAATTGGGGCATATATGTATCTTGCAAATAATACAAGGTCAGATATTGCATTTGTTGTGAATTTATTGGCTAGATTTAGCTCTACTCCGATGGACAGACATTGGAATGAGATCAAGCATAAATTTCTTTATCTTCGTGGAACACCTGATTTTGGGTTATTCTTCCCGAAAAACTCAACATCTCAGTTGATCAGATATGCATGCGCTAAATATTTTCCAGATCCTCATTTTGGCAAATCACAAACTGGATACGTATTTACATATTGCGGTGTAGCCATTTCCTGGAAATCCATGTAG